GTGTTATCTGTACCCATTAAAAATCACCAAACTGTCCCTGTTAAGATTTTTGTGCCCATTTAAAGTAAGGGTAATTAAGGGAAAAGAAAAGTGGGTGAGCTATGATGACGCGATTTATTCCATTCTTGTTTGTTGTTCTCTGGAGCTCTGGCTTTATTGGCGCACGGCTCGGTTTACCCTACGCCGAACCGGCGACATTTCTGTTGATCCGGATGGTTGCGAATATCGCGGTGTTTTTGCTGCTGGTGGCTATCCTAAGAGCTCGGATACCGACCGGCAGGGCGCTGGTTCACTGTATGGTGGCAGGCTTGTTGATCCACGGTTTTTACTTGGGCGGTACCTATATCGCAATTGGCCTCGGTATGCCGGCAGGGCTGTGCTCCCTGCTGGTAGGGTTACAGCCAATAGTGACCGCGCTGGTAATGTTCGGTTGTGCAGGCGAGCGAATGCGGTTGTCGCAATGGCTCGGGTTGGCAATTGGCTTTGTTGGCATCAATCTTGTGCTGCAAGGGAATATGGCTTGGCATCAGGATGGTAGCCGAGAAGCCGCCTATCTGTTCACTTTCCTGGCTTTGGTGGGGATCACTTTTGGTACGCTTTACCAGAAAAAGTTCTGCCAAGGTGTTGATATGGTGGGAGGCGCTGTATGGCAATATTTTGCGGCGGCTTTGTTGTTCCTGCCTTTGGCTCTGGCGACGGAAACCATGGTGGTACATTGGACCCCGACGTTTATATTTGCCCTGAGCTGGTTGGTCTTGGTGCTGTCGGTCGTCGCCATTTTATTACTGCTTTATATGGTGAAGCATGGTGAGTCATCCAAGGTGGCTTCGACCTTTTACCTCGTACCGCCAATGACGGCTTTCCAAGCCTGGTTGATTTTTGGTGAACGTTTTGACGAGTTCGGTGCCGCCGGTTTTCTGTTAGCTGCCATCGCCGTTTTCCTTGTGACGAGAAAGCCTAAACTGCACGGTACGGACACTTACTCTTCGGCTAAGCCGGCTTCTTAAAAGAGGGGGGATCATCCAAGCGGCGGACAGCAAACCGACGTTTTGGGCGAGCTGGTGATGGAAAATTGTTCAGCTGGTATTAATTGAACGTCATTCAATTGTTTGTCATTATTGTGTCAATCTACAGTTTTGAGGTTGCATGATGATGAAAAGTATCATTAAGACGGGCCTGCTCGGTATGGCTCTGGGGGGCTCTCTGCTTGTCGTTAGCTTAGAGCAAGATGGCCCTCATGCCGGTGAGGATAGCCGTGCTTATCTCGCGCAACAAAAGCCCGGTCAAGAAGTGAGTGGCCACAACTTAGCGGTCAAGTCCCAGCAGGCATATATTGCGGAACTGTACCGCGCGCGTGAAAAGCTTCAGTCTCTGGGGGAGGAGAACTCCGAACTGTACCTGTCGATTGAAAATGCCATTGCCCTTAACGAAGAGCTGTTTGATGACGCCGGGTATTGGCGGGCCCATTATTTGGGCCCCTCGTCGTAGGGGATTGCACTAACGGTGGGATCAGTCCTGTAACCGGTAAGGTGAGAAAATCTTCCCAACATCGACCTTGGCTTGGAGCCTCGCGGCAAGCAGGTACAATCCCCCTAGCTTGCGGTGGAAGAAAATCGCATCGGCAGGTGGGGTATGCCAATAATTCTCCTTCATGCTCAGCGCCGTGCCGGCATCACGAATTCGACGCGCCAAGTCGGTTTGGCCGAAATCAAATTCGCCCACGGTCATGATCGGCTCACAGGCTTCCAGGCATAGCGCGATCACCGCCTCTTGCTGTGAGGCCGTGATCGGTTGACTGAAAAAGCCAATCTGGCGCAGGGCTGAATTCATCGCTGGTTTATCATGATGCAGCGCTGCGCTGAGTAGTCGTCGGTAGCCTTCTGATACTCTGGACGGGTAAGCACGAGTTGCGCCGAAATCAAGTAACACCAACTGTTGATATTGCTCGTTGTAGAGGAAGTTGGCGAAGTTCGGATCGGTCTGTACTAGCCTGAACTCAAACATTTCTTTGAACAGCAGTTCGAAGGCGAGCACCATAACATGGTTTCGAACATGCTGCGGCTGGTTGATCAGCGACTCAATCTGCAGGCCATCAACATAGTTCATCGCAAGGATGTTTTCTGTGGTTAGCTCGTCGAAGACACCTGGTATAACATATCTCGTATCATGGGCCAGCAATTGACGGTATTGCTTGAGCAGCTTAGCCTCGAGCTGATAGTCTGCTTCTGCGTGGAGCTGCTGCTTGGCTTGTTCCAGCAAATCCTGATAATCAACGCCCTTGGGCAGTAGCCCTGATACACGCAATAGGGTAGCGACGTTATCGACATCGCTGTCGATACTTTGCTTGATCCCCGGGTATTGGATTTTCAGTGCAATCTTGTCACCTTGCCAGTTGGTGGCGGCATGTACCTGGCCGATGGATGCGGCAGCGACAGGGTAGAAGGAAAAGGTCTGAAATTGGTCTTGCCAGTCGATATCCCACTCTTGCTGCAGCATCGCATTGAGTTGGCTGATGGGCATCGCCTTGGCTTCTGCCCGCAGCCGTGCCAGTAGCTCTGCCAGTTCAGGCGGAAGTAGATCTCCGGCATCCATTGACAGCAATTGTCCAACTTTCATTGCAGCCCCGCGCAGCAGGGACAATTGGTCGGCAACGCGCCTGGCATTGTTGGGGGTGAGTAATAACTCACTAGCTTTGGGACGGTTGCCCTGGGCGAGCTGCCTGACTCCCTCGGTGACCATGCTGCCTGCTACGCGTGTCGCCAAAGAACCTAATTGTCCCAGACGCGACAGGCGGCTTTTCGGGACTTTGGCATATTCTCTGGCTGTCCCTGACTTTTCCTTGCTGATAATCTTCTCCGGTTTCATGTCGATTTACCCGTCGCTTTAATTATACAGGTACGTGATGCCAAAGCAGTTGGTTCATATCGGCAGGGGCTGACAAGCAATGCCGATTAAAAACTTGATTGCGAAAGAAAAGGGACATAACGAAAAGGCCAGCAGTGCTGGCCTTTGATATTGATGGATGTGTGTTTGGCGTTAGGTTAAAACGGATACCAAAAGAGCTGTTCGGCGTGGTAGCGGTTGGCAAAGCCCAGAGCCAAGATCACGGCGATAGTCAACAAGACGGCGAAATCCGCCTTGGTCATCGGCTTCAAGCTATACCAGCTGCGACGTTTGTGCTGGCCAAATCCACGTAAGGTCATCGCATTGGAAATCACGTCAGCACGGTCAAGGCTGGAGAAAATCAATGGGCCTAGAATTTTTGCCACATTTCTGATGCGGGTAAAGACCGGTGCATTTTTCGAGATATCCACCCCACGTGCCTGCTGGGCATGCATGATGTTGATGAAGTCCTTGGTCACTTCCGGTAGATAGCGCAATGTCAGGCTTACCGCATAGGCAATACGGTACGGGACGCCTAGCTTATTCAGGCTAGCCGAAAATTCCGTCGGGTGAGTGGTAAATACGAATACCAGAGCTACCGGGAACATGCTGAAGTACTTCAGGGTAACGGTTACCAGATAAAACAGGGTTTCCTGGGTTAGGGAGTAGTTACCCGGTAGCGGGATAACAACGGTTTGGCTGCCCATATACTCAGTTCCCTGCTGCGGTGCAATCAGGAACATAAAGAGTGCATTAAGGAGCAGTACGGTGACCGTACCTGTCATCAGGGTTTTGTAATTGGCAAAAGGTACACGCGAAAGACGAAGCAGAGCAAAGCCAACCAAAATCATGGCCACAATGATACGGACATCGAACGTCATCAGCACCATGGTGACCCAGGCCATAAACAAAATGAACTTGGTGATCCCGTTTAGCGCATGGAGAGGCGAGCCGGTATTGATGTAGCTAATACCGAATTTTATCTTATTGGTTTTCATTAAAGTGAGCCTGCCTCATGGTTAATGAAGCAACGAATAAAGTGATCAATGCGCTCGATACCCAAGCTATCGGCAAGTGTATACAAACTGGTTACTGTCAGGTTGGCTTTTTCCAGCAAGGCCGGTTGGCTGAACACCTCGTTGACGGCAGAATCGGCCAGCAACTTGCTGTCAGCGATGACGATCGCACGCTGGGTGTATTCAAGCACCAAATGCATATCGTGGGAAATGATCAAGATGGTGATCCCCAGCTTTTGGTTGAGCTCCTTGATAAAGCCCATCATCGCCGTGTAGTGGTGGTAATCTTGACCCGCGGTTGGCTCGTCAAGGATCAGCAGCTTAGGCTCCAGTACCAAGATAGTTGCGATGGTGACCCGTTTTTTCTGGCCGTAGCTCAGGGCATCGATAGGCCAGTGGCGGTAGCGATCCAGCCCGCACAGCTTCAAGGTCTCCAGCACCTTGGCTTCGACGTCGCTTTCTGGCACCCCGCGGTTGCGCAGGCCGGAAGCGACTTCGTCGAAAATCATATGGTGGGAAATCATGTGGTTTGGGTTCTGCAGCACAATACCAATGTCTTGGCTTCGCTCGAAAATGGAACGCGCGGCTAGGTCATGCCCTTCAAAGCAAATGCTCCCACTGTCCGGCTCCAGTACGCCCATGATCAAACGGGTGATGGTCGACTTGCCTGAACCGTTCTTGCCGAGGATCGAGACAAACTCGCCTTGGTTGACGGTAAAGCTGACACCGTCGAGGGTCTGGCGCTGGCCATCGTAGGAATAGCCGAGGTTGTTCACCTCCAGCAGCGGGGTTGTGCCAGTTGCTGCTGTGACCACGTCACCTTGCTGGAACCAGTTGAGTACCTGGGGTTTGAAACGGTCGATATCGATTGTCGACAGGTAGGCGGGCCTATCCGCTTGGTCGATGTCACAGCCGGCTGCTTTCAATGCGGAAAGATACAGGGGCTCGCGGATCCCGTGCTGGGTTAGCAGTGGGCTTGCCAGCAATTCGTCGGGTGTCATGTTGGCAACAATTTCACCGCGCTCCATCAGGATAATACGGTCGGCATGGCAGTGCAGCACATCTTCAAGTCGGTGCTCGATAATAACCACAGTTTTGCCGGTCTCGCGGTGCAGGCGATCGATAATTTCGATGGTTGACTTGCCCGTTTTCGGATCCAAGCTCGCGAGCGGTTCGTCGAACAGAAGAATGTCGACATCGTCAACCATCACCCCTGCCAGCGATACGCGCTGCTTCTGGCCGCCACTGAGGTCGAAAGGTGACATATGCAGCATATCATCCAGCTCCATCATTGCCGCTGTTTCTTCAACCACTTGGCGCATTGGACCTGGTGCAATCATCTGGTTTTCCAGGGCAAAGGCGATGTCTTCGCCGATGCTCAAGCCGACAAATTGGCCATCGGTGTCTTGCAGGACCGTTCCCACCAGGCTGGTGCACTGGTGAAGATCCATCTGCTGGGTTTCTTTACCGTTGATCTCAAGGCTGCCGGTGATGTCGCCTTTGACCGAGAAAGGGATCAAGCCATTCAAGCATTGGCCCAACGTAGACTTGCCGCTACCGCTTGGGCCGACAATAACAACCTTTTCGCCTTTATTTATGGTTAGGTTGATGTTCTTCAGGGTGGGCTTTTGCAGCGCCCAGTATTTGAATGAGAAGTCAGTAAACTGAATAGACATGACTTATTCTGCCTCGATCAGGTTGTAGCTTTGTTGCTTGCGCTTGGCGACAGCAGTCAGGATGAAGTGGCCGACAATGGCGATCAGTACCGTGTTGCCGACAGCAATGATCGTTAGCTGTGCCAGCACCTTAGTAAACGGTTCGGCGTACAGTACGGCGTCAAGGAAGGCTGAGCAGCCATAGCCCACGACATTGCCTATGAAAGCCAGGAGCACGAACAGGCAGAAGTCAAATTTGGAGAATAGCCCTTTTTCAATTCTCTGCTTGGTGATTTTGGGATACAGGCCAATGACCAGGCCGACGATCCCTGAGCCGAGTACCCAAGTTACCCACACGCCCCAGCCAGCGAAAAGGTCGGTGACCCAGTGGCCGATGAAGCCGACAAGAAAGCCTACGAGAGGGCCGAATAGTACACCGAACAAGGCAAGCACTGCCATTGCAGGTTTGAGAGTGGTATTTGCAAAGACAGGAATACCAAACATAGGTAGACCACCAATACCATATAAGGCTGCACCGATTGCGATGAGCACAACTGTCTTGGCAGAGAGATTCATGACATAACCTTTTAAAGCTCTTGGGTATTTGCTTGTACATTGCCGGCCAAAAGGCTGCTTGCGAAGTCCAAAACAAACCCGCATCGATGGCGGGTAAGGGGTTGCAAATATCCATATTTAAGCAAGAGCAGTTATGCCGGCAGGCATAAGGACGCGACATCATACATGAACATCAAACAGAAGGGAAACCTCTACATCTAGACGTCTAACTCTTAGCCAAAATGGCCGGTCCTGCTGCCGGGGTGAACATTGTGTGGGGAGATTACGTACCAAAAGTCATACTGTTAGCAGCAAAGCGGCTATATCCATCAAAGCCAAGACTAATGGACACGTGACGTTTGTTAATCGCTATTGATGGGTAATACTTTAATCATGGAAGGAGGCCATTTGGCTGGCAAGCAAAGCGAAGGCTTGGTTTGAGCGGAGGCTATCATTGTGCAGAATGTGGTGCGAGATGTTTTTGCCAAATGAAAATTGTAGCTTGCCGAAAAAAAAGGAAATTTCACTAACTAGCTGCTTTTTTTAGACTTTGATGAATAAAGCGGAAGCAGACACCACTAATGGGTAATTGATTTAACATATTGATTGCCTCAACAATATTACAGATTAGAGCTATCTTTTTGAGATAAATCTAACTAATTGGATAACTTGAATATTTCACTTTATTTTTTTCGAAATATAGTAAATACTGCTGTCCAAGCTATTTTATTTTGAAGCTTGTAAAAATTGACAAATCATTGTTTTGTCAAGCCTTAACTTACTACGAAAACATGCGCTGTTACACAGAAACTGCATGAGATTTGGTGGGAAGTTAAGGTAGAATTGGATAATATCAGTAACAGCTATCCCGCCAATTCGGCTGGGTGCAGAGCCAAATCATATTGGAGATACAGCTTGATTAATGTATTCCTTGTAGATGATCACGAACTGGTTCGCACAGGGATCCGACGTCTGCTTGAAGATGTCCGTGGTATAAAAGTGGTAGGGGAAGCCGACAGTGGTGAAGAAGCCGTAAAATGGTGCCGTAATTCTCATGCGGACATCATTCTTATGGACATGAATATGCCTGGTATCGGTGGCCTTGAAGCGACACGTAAAATTTTGCGCTTTAGTCCTGATGTCAAAATTATCGTTTTGACCATCCATACAGAAAACCCGTTTCCGACTAAGGTGATGCAGGCAGGCGCAGCAGGCTACCTGACTAAAGGTGCCGGCCCTGACGAAATGATCAATGCCATTCGCATGGTCAATAGTGGACAGCGTTATATTTCACCTGAAATTGCGCAGCAGATGGCATTGAGCCAGTTTGCACCAGATTCGGAAAACCCTTTCAAAGATCTCTCTGAACGTGAGCTACAGATCATGATGATGATCACCAAAGGGCAGAAAGTGACCGATATTTCAGAGCAACTGAATCTGAGCCCGAAAACCGTGAACAGCTATCGTTATCGTTTATTCAATAAACTGGATATTAACGGTGATGTAGAGCTTACCCACCTTGCTATCCGCCATGGAATGTTAGACACAGAGACGTTGTAGTGTCGGAACGGTTTGACGCAAAAAGTTTTCTAAAAACTGTGACTCATCAGCCAGGTGTATACCGAATGTATGATCTGGCTGATGAGGTTATCTATGTCGGTAAGGCCAAAGATCTTAAAAAGCGTCTTTCTAGCTACTTCCGGGTGAATGTGGCGGGGGAGAAGACCCGTGCCTTGGTTAAAAATATTGTCAAGGTTGATGTCACCGTTACGCATACCGAAACGGAAGCTCTGATCCTTGAGCACAACTACATCAAGCTTTACCTGCCGAAATACAATGTCCTGCTCCGGGACGACAAGTCTTACCCTTACATTTTCCTCAGTGCCTCTGCTCACCCCCGTCTGTCGATGCATCGCGGTGCCAAGAAGCGCAAAGGCGAGTATTTCGGGCCCTACCCGGACGGTGGTGCCGTGAGGGAAAGCTTGCATCTGTTGCAGAAAATTTTTCCCATTCGCCAGTGTGAAGATTCAGTCTACGCTAACCGCAGCCGCCCATGCCTGATGTATCAGATTGGTCGATGCCTTGGGCCCTGCGTTAAAGGGCTGGTGAGTGACGAAGACTACGAAGAGCAGGTCAACTATGTCCGGCTGTTCTTGAAAGGCAAAGACCGCCAGGTGATCACGTCGATGGTCGAAAAAATGGAGCTGGCGAGCCAGCAGTTGGCCTTTGAGAAGGCGGCGACCTACCGTGATCAGATCCAGGCGCTAAGGCGCGTACAGGAACAGCAGTTTGTCAGCCACGATAGTGATGATGATCTGGACGTGATCGGCATCGCCTACGAAAATGGCATGGCCTGTATCCATGCGCTCTATATCCGCCAAGGCAAGATTTTGGGCAGCCGCAGTTATTTCCCTAAGATGCCACTCGATGCCGAGATAACAGAAGTGCTGTCCAGTTTTGTTACCCAGTTTTACCTCAATCAGGCCGAGGGCCGGGTGATCCCGAGTGAGATCCTGCTGGGGGAGGCGCTTGGTGATGAGCAGGCAGTGATTGCGCAGACGTTGACGGAGCTTGCAGGGCGTAAAATCGTCATCAAATCCCATACTCGTGGCAATAAAGCCAAGTTCCAGCGTTTGGCGCAAACAAACGCCAGAACGGCGCTTACGAGTAAACTTAGCCATCGGATGACCGTCCACCAGCGCTTTACTGCCCTGCGTGAAGCACTGAAGCTCAATCGGCTTGAGCGAATGGAGTGTTTTGATATCAGTCACACCATGGGAGAGAAGACAGTTGCCTCTTGTGTGGTGTTCAATCAGGATGGACCGCTTAAGCAGGAGTATCGTCGCTATAACATCACCGGCATTACCGGCGGTGATGACTATGCTGCGATGGCACAAGCTTTAGCGCGTCGATATGGTTCACAAGTCGATCCGGATAGAATTCCTGATATTATTTTTATCGATGGGGGTAGAGGTCAGCTGTCAAGAGCGTATGATGTAGTTAATCCGTTGATGACAGAGTGGCCAAAGCGGTCGCTTTTGGTTGGGGTAGCGAAAGGGACGACCCGAAAGCCAGGGCTGGAAACGTTGTTGCTTACCACTGGCGAAGAGTTTTCAATGCCGGCAGATTCCCCAGCGTTGCATTTAATTCAACATATCAGGGATGAAAGTCACAATCATGCAATCAGCGGTCACCGTGCCCAGCGTGCAAAAGTAAGAAAACGTAGTGCTTTGGAAGACATTGAGGGTATCGGCCCCAAACGTCGCCAAGCATTGCTCAAATATATGGGTGGCCTACAGGAACTGAAAAAAGCTAGCAGAGAAGAAATCGCCAAGGTGCCGGGCATCAGTCGTGCGATGGCAGAAAAAATTTATGACGCGCTGAATCATTAGGTTCGTGCGGTACATCTACACAATAAGAACGAAGAACTATGCGTTTAACAATCCCGAACATTCTAAGTTTTATACGGCTCATTTTGATTCCATTTTTCGTGATCACCTTTTATCTGCCGTATAACTGGTCCCCTTTTGCGACAGCGTTGATTTTCTTGATTGCCGGCGTCACAGACTGGTTTGATGGCTACTTGGCCCGTAAACTAAACCAGACTACACGTTTTGGTGCTTTTATCGATCCGGTTGCCGATAAGGTGATGGTCGCTGCGGCGATGGTCTTGGTCGTTGAGCACTACAATTCGGTGTGGGTAACCATACCGGCAATTACGATGATTGGACGCGAGATCATTATTTCTGCCTTGCGGGAGTGGATGGCCGAATTAGGCAAGCGCTCGAGTGTTGCGGTGTCCTGGGTCGGTAAGGTCAAAACCGCTTCTCAGATGGTTGCGCTAATCGTCCTACTGTGGCATCCGAACGAGTGGCTAGTTTGGATTGGTTACATCGCTTTGTACGTTGCGATGATCTTGACTTACTGGTCGATGTACATTTACCTCAAGGCCGCCAAGCATGACTTACTGAACTCGGAAGACCTGTGAAGTCCCTGTACTGTTGGAAAAGCGGCTTAATAGCCGCTTTTTTTATGGCTGAAACACGAACTGCTGGAAGAGTTTCATAAATCAGTTCGTAAAGGTGATTTTTAAGGCATTTCTCAAATTCAGTACTGTTAACTTTTATTTTTGTAGTCATATTGATGTTAGTGTGATGGAAATCTGATATTTTAAAGTTGTCTTTTTGCCTTAAAATTGAGCATCATACGATAATGTAAGAGTTAAAAATCTATAAAACAGGGGTTATTGACTGCAAATTCGCCACTTGACCAAAAATGATGAATTTTACTGTTGACTCAGGCGCGGTATTGCGTAGAATGCACCACATACCGCAACGGAACACATCTGGTGCGGTTAGTTAATCAAATATGATTACCGAATGGCGCGTTGGCAGAGTGGCTATGCAGCGGATTGCAAATCCGTGGACCTCGGTTCGACTCCGGGACGCGCCTCCATTTGCGACACTAGCTCAGTTGGTAGAGCGCAACCTTGCCAAGGTTGAGGTCACGAGTTCGAACCTCGTGTGTCGCTCCAGATTAAAATCTTACGGCAATCAGCGGTAAGACAAAGATGGTGTTTACTGTACTAAACGGCATCGCAAAGTATTGCGTGCCCTGGTGGTGGAATTGGTAGACACAAGGGATTTAAAATCCCTCGGCGTTCGCGCTGTGCCGGTTCAAGTCCGGCCCGGGGCACCATCTCATATTAAGCCCGCAAGCTTTGCTTGTGGGCTTTTTTGATCTCACCAATATCCCTTTCTTTGCCTCAGCAAGCTATCCAACATCTTTTGGCATTTCATACCGTATCTTCTTTTCTGGGCGTAATCAGCTGCACACTTGCACAGAGTGCTGCCGTGTGTATGTTGTAGGAGAGTTAATAATACAAGTG
This Photobacterium gaetbulicola Gung47 DNA region includes the following protein-coding sequences:
- a CDS encoding DMT family permease (COG0697), whose translation is MTRFIPFLFVVLWSSGFIGARLGLPYAEPATFLLIRMVANIAVFLLLVAILRARIPTGRALVHCMVAGLLIHGFYLGGTYIAIGLGMPAGLCSLLVGLQPIVTALVMFGCAGERMRLSQWLGLAIGFVGINLVLQGNMAWHQDGSREAAYLFTFLALVGITFGTLYQKKFCQGVDMVGGAVWQYFAAALLFLPLALATETMVVHWTPTFIFALSWLVLVLSVVAILLLLYMVKHGESSKVASTFYLVPPMTAFQAWLIFGERFDEFGAAGFLLAAIAVFLVTRKPKLHGTDTYSSAKPAS
- a CDS encoding hypothetical protein (COG0661) — its product is MKPEKIISKEKSGTAREYAKVPKSRLSRLGQLGSLATRVAGSMVTEGVRQLAQGNRPKASELLLTPNNARRVADQLSLLRGAAMKVGQLLSMDAGDLLPPELAELLARLRAEAKAMPISQLNAMLQQEWDIDWQDQFQTFSFYPVAAASIGQVHAATNWQGDKIALKIQYPGIKQSIDSDVDNVATLLRVSGLLPKGVDYQDLLEQAKQQLHAEADYQLEAKLLKQYRQLLAHDTRYVIPGVFDELTTENILAMNYVDGLQIESLINQPQHVRNHVMVLAFELLFKEMFEFRLVQTDPNFANFLYNEQYQQLVLLDFGATRAYPSRVSEGYRRLLSAALHHDKPAMNSALRQIGFFSQPITASQQEAVIALCLEACEPIMTVGEFDFGQTDLARRIRDAGTALSMKENYWHTPPADAIFFHRKLGGLYLLAARLQAKVDVGKIFSPYRLQD
- a CDS encoding putative ABC transporter, membrane-spanning permease (COG0619) gives rise to the protein MKTNKIKFGISYINTGSPLHALNGITKFILFMAWVTMVLMTFDVRIIVAMILVGFALLRLSRVPFANYKTLMTGTVTVLLLNALFMFLIAPQQGTEYMGSQTVVIPLPGNYSLTQETLFYLVTVTLKYFSMFPVALVFVFTTHPTEFSASLNKLGVPYRIAYAVSLTLRYLPEVTKDFINIMHAQQARGVDISKNAPVFTRIRNVAKILGPLIFSSLDRADVISNAMTLRGFGQHKRRSWYSLKPMTKADFAVLLTIAVILALGFANRYHAEQLFWYPF
- a CDS encoding putative ABC transporter, ATP-binding protein (COG1122); this translates as MSIQFTDFSFKYWALQKPTLKNINLTINKGEKVVIVGPSGSGKSTLGQCLNGLIPFSVKGDITGSLEINGKETQQMDLHQCTSLVGTVLQDTDGQFVGLSIGEDIAFALENQMIAPGPMRQVVEETAAMMELDDMLHMSPFDLSGGQKQRVSLAGVMVDDVDILLFDEPLASLDPKTGKSTIEIIDRLHRETGKTVVIIEHRLEDVLHCHADRIILMERGEIVANMTPDELLASPLLTQHGIREPLYLSALKAAGCDIDQADRPAYLSTIDIDRFKPQVLNWFQQGDVVTAATGTTPLLEVNNLGYSYDGQRQTLDGVSFTVNQGEFVSILGKNGSGKSTITRLIMGVLEPDSGSICFEGHDLAARSIFERSQDIGIVLQNPNHMISHHMIFDEVASGLRNRGVPESDVEAKVLETLKLCGLDRYRHWPIDALSYGQKKRVTIATILVLEPKLLILDEPTAGQDYHHYTAMMGFIKELNQKLGITILIISHDMHLVLEYTQRAIVIADSKLLADSAVNEVFSQPALLEKANLTVTSLYTLADSLGIERIDHFIRCFINHEAGSL
- a CDS encoding hypothetical protein (COG4720), whose protein sequence is MNLSAKTVVLIAIGAALYGIGGLPMFGIPVFANTTLKPAMAVLALFGVLFGPLVGFLVGFIGHWVTDLFAGWGVWVTWVLGSGIVGLVIGLYPKITKQRIEKGLFSKFDFCLFVLLAFIGNVVGYGCSAFLDAVLYAEPFTKVLAQLTIIAVGNTVLIAIVGHFILTAVAKRKQQSYNLIEAE
- a CDS encoding response regulator (COG2197); translation: MINVFLVDDHELVRTGIRRLLEDVRGIKVVGEADSGEEAVKWCRNSHADIILMDMNMPGIGGLEATRKILRFSPDVKIIVLTIHTENPFPTKVMQAGAAGYLTKGAGPDEMINAIRMVNSGQRYISPEIAQQMALSQFAPDSENPFKDLSERELQIMMMITKGQKVTDISEQLNLSPKTVNSYRYRLFNKLDINGDVELTHLAIRHGMLDTETL
- a CDS encoding excinuclease ABC subunit C (COG0322) → MYDLADEVIYVGKAKDLKKRLSSYFRVNVAGEKTRALVKNIVKVDVTVTHTETEALILEHNYIKLYLPKYNVLLRDDKSYPYIFLSASAHPRLSMHRGAKKRKGEYFGPYPDGGAVRESLHLLQKIFPIRQCEDSVYANRSRPCLMYQIGRCLGPCVKGLVSDEDYEEQVNYVRLFLKGKDRQVITSMVEKMELASQQLAFEKAATYRDQIQALRRVQEQQFVSHDSDDDLDVIGIAYENGMACIHALYIRQGKILGSRSYFPKMPLDAEITEVLSSFVTQFYLNQAEGRVIPSEILLGEALGDEQAVIAQTLTELAGRKIVIKSHTRGNKAKFQRLAQTNARTALTSKLSHRMTVHQRFTALREALKLNRLERMECFDISHTMGEKTVASCVVFNQDGPLKQEYRRYNITGITGGDDYAAMAQALARRYGSQVDPDRIPDIIFIDGGRGQLSRAYDVVNPLMTEWPKRSLLVGVAKGTTRKPGLETLLLTTGEEFSMPADSPALHLIQHIRDESHNHAISGHRAQRAKVRKRSALEDIEGIGPKRRQALLKYMGGLQELKKASREEIAKVPGISRAMAEKIYDALNH
- a CDS encoding putative CDP-diacylglycerol-glycerol-3-phosphate 3-phosphatidyltransferase (COG0558) — translated: MRLTIPNILSFIRLILIPFFVITFYLPYNWSPFATALIFLIAGVTDWFDGYLARKLNQTTRFGAFIDPVADKVMVAAAMVLVVEHYNSVWVTIPAITMIGREIIISALREWMAELGKRSSVAVSWVGKVKTASQMVALIVLLWHPNEWLVWIGYIALYVAMILTYWSMYIYLKAAKHDLLNSEDL